In the genome of Methanococcus voltae, the window TGGTCTAATTTTTCAGAAACTACTTGATTAGTGATTATGCCCAAGGTAGCAAGGGGGATTAAAGATGCTGCCAAAATCACAATAAATAGTTTCATATTCATTTTTTTTAACTTCGGGATTTTCATAGTTATCTCCTAATTAGCCATATATATCGAATAGCCATATTTTAATCTAATTTAATTTAAAATAAGTAAATATTCAAGTAATACCAGTTTATATTAAACCCTAATTTTAAGAAATATTTAATTTGACATATTTAATTTAGAAATATTGTCGATATCAAATCGTCACATTAATAATAAGTCTCTAAAACTATAAATAATTATTGAAATAACCCTATTTTCGATAGTTATTGAATAAACAAGGATTGTTCCGACTAAATCTAAAAAAAATATTGCCTTATGTCATTTGGCAATATGATATAAAGGATATAAATATAGTATTTATAGAATAAAAGATATTTAATGGATTAAATTGTAAAATATAGTTAAAAAAAAGAGAATTATGGATATTAGGGTTATTTACAGGGTATTTATATCTTAATTATCTTAGTTATCTTAAGTATATTATTTATTTTAATTTTATTAGTCATCTATCGTTTTTTTAATTTTTTCAGGGAAACTAATAGCGCCAAAGTTACAAGCATGAGAAACACAACCCGTGCAATTTATAACACAACTATACGGATATTCGACAATGATGGTATCGTTTTTAAGTGTATATACCCCCTTGGGGCAGAAATTTATACATTCTTTGCAATCGACGCATTTTTCATAATCTATTTTAGGATACCACTTAATATCTTCCCTTTTTAAATTATCATATTCAGGATATTGAATTTCCTTAATTGCTTCATAAAAATTCTGATAAGTTGATATATGATAAGCTCTTAAATTTTTATAAATTTCGATGTATGCTTCTTTTAATTCATTTAAATCCAATTTTTCGGCAATTTTCTTAATTTCCGTGTTTAAAATCATTGATTGCCTTATTTTTTTCAAAAGTTCTTTTTCGTTATTAATTATGTTATTTACATTATCTAGATTGTTCTGATTACCTAAAATATCATTTGAAGAATTATTTTTATTTTTATTTTTAGTTTCAAGAATAATATCACCAAAATTATTGATATATTTATAATAATACTAGAGAATATTTAAAGTTATGTTTATATATATTCAAGTTATATTTATGTTTGCATTTTTGACCATAAATTGACTAAAATACTCTAATATGTTAATAATTAAAAATTAATTAACGGTGTTACAATGTTTGAATTTAATATAATGGATTTATATGAATCCTTAATTAATTCTATACGTTATACGATTAGTATATCAATAATAGTTCTATCTTCAATGTTTATAATGAATTATTTAATAAATACCGGCGTTATGAAAAAATTAAGTGACTTTTTATACCCTGTAACCAAGAATTTAAAGATGAATCAACTTTCACTTTATTCGATAATAACTTGTTTTTTTAGCCCTACTGTAGGATATTCAATACTTGCAGAAGGTTTAAAAGATAATAAGCTAACGGAAAAAGAATTAATAGGTTCTTCACTTGCTAATTCATTCCCTTCAATATTTTCACACATATTTACATTTTTCATACCTGTAGCAATACCAATATTAGGTTTTACAGGGATAATTTACATAATATTACGTTCGGGAGTGGCTTTAATTAAAACAGTGATTGGATTAGTTTATTTAAGCTTTGTTTCTCAGTCGGTTGATTTTACGCCGAAAAAAAATGAAAAGAATAAAATAAAAGACAATCTAAAAAAATCATGGAATAGTACAGTTAGATTTTCAAAAAGAATGCTTCCCGTAATGTTCGTTACAATGTTTATTGTCATATATTTCTCAAAATTGGGCTTATTTGAATACTTAAAATTGTTGATTAACCCATTCACATCAGTTTTAAACCTTGACTCAAACGTGGGGCTTATCATATTAACCGACCTTGTGAATGTGCAAGCTGCAATGGTTATGGGAGGGGGATTCCTAACCGGTGGTATATTAAACCCTCGTGAAGTTTTAATCGGGTTGATGTTTGCGAATGTGCTTTCACTATCGACTAGGTATGCGAAACACTCATTACCCATGCACATTTCGATATTTGGAACTAAATTGGGTACTAAAGTTGTGATGATAAATGCTGTCGTGACTTTTATCTTGGATATCATAATAATAGCAGGATTACTATTGTGGCAATAAATATTGGTAATTGGATTAAATTAAAATTAAATTAAAATTAAATTGTAAAATAAATACTAAACTAAAAATTAATTATGATATTATAATCTTAAAATCATAATTTAAAAATCATAATTTATATTAGAATTATAAACTTTATGGAAAATTATCAAGGGGTATTTTATGGAATATCTTGAAATTTTTTATTCATCTGCATACAGCTCCTTACGTTATACGTTGGGAATATCTGTTACAATCATAATAACCGTATTTATTATGAATTATTTAATTAATGCAGGTTTGATGAAAAAAATAAGCGAATATTTAAGTCCATTTACTAAAAAGCTTAATATAAACGAGATAGTTACCTATTCCATGCTCGTATGTTTTTTCGACCCCACAGTAGGCTATAGCTTATTGGCAGACGGTTTAAAAGACAGAAAAGTAAATGAAAAGGAAGCCATAGGGGCTTCTTTGGCTAATTCCTTTCCTTCAAACGCATCAGAAATCTTAACATATTATGTTGCTGTAGTAGTTCCACTATTGGGTATCGTAGGGGTTTATTATACGATTATAAGGTTATGTATAGCCTTGTTTAAAACTTTAGTGGGTATATTATACTTAAAAAAAGTTTCAAAACCACGTGAAGATATCTTTGAATTTAAAAAAATCGATAGAAAAAAGAATATTAAAACGTCTTTTGAAAAAACAACAACACTTGTAAAGCGTATTGTACCAGTAATGTTCATTACAATGTTTATTGTTATGTTAATTTCCGAAATGGGATATTTAGATAATTATAATATTGTCATGGAGCCTTTTACTCAAATTATGGGCATAAGTCCAAGTGTAGGAATATTAGTAATTACTAACTTGGCCAATTTCTCGGCCTCATTAGTACTTGCATCAGAATTTCTGCAAAATAGCGTATTAACAGGTAAAGAAATTTTAATTGGATTACTTTTTGCAAATGTAATAAGTTTTTCAACTAAATATGCTAGATACTCACTACCTTTCAATATTTCGATATTTGGAACTAAATTAGGTACTAAAATAGTTATTATAAATTCAATATTTGCATTCCTAGGTGATTTGTTTGGAATATTGTTTTTATTGTTTTTATTTTAAATTTTGAGCATAAATAGTGTATTATTAAAAAATAAAAATAAATAATAAAAAAATAATAAAAAAATAATTAAAATAAATAAACTAAATAAAAATAATTAAAAAATAATAAACTAAAAATAAGTAAATAAGTAGCAATTAATATCCAAAGTATATTTTAAGCACATACGGATATTTGTACTTATTTTCATCACTATTTTTTTCAAAAACAGTATATACTGTTTTATAATTTGGATAATTCAATATTTCATTCTCAACGTACACCACATAGCTACATCTTAATTCGAGGCATATGTCCCCAAAGTAATATTTCTTTGATTCAACTTTTGAATAATTGGCTAATTCCATTTTTGTAAGGTTGTATTCATAGTTTGGCAAGTTTTCATCGACTTTAATATTTTTTTGCTTTAAATCGTTGATTAAATTAAATGTAGCGACGTTTTCGATACCTGAAGGTATGTATTCGTTAGCTAACATTTCTTCTACAGCATATAATTCTAAAAGTTTTGTAGACTCTTCTTCGGGAATTACGTGGTAAATTTCGATATATTCGATTTTTTGGGAGTTATCGATATAATTTTCAAAATTAGTAAGTGATGAGTTGGTATCTATTGTATAATAAGTATTATTATATTCAATAACTGCGAAAGAGGATTTACTACCATCTTTTTGTTTTAATATCAATATGTAAGTTGGTATGCCGTTACTAAATAAATAAGCAGAATTGAATATCGTGTAATCTAGATGATTACCTTCCCGAGCCCGGTAAAATTCCAATGGAGTTTTTGGCGCGTAATCTGAATTATTGAGTGC includes:
- a CDS encoding ATP-binding protein → MKKIRQSMILNTEIKKIAEKLDLNELKEAYIEIYKNLRAYHISTYQNFYEAIKEIQYPEYDNLKREDIKWYPKIDYEKCVDCKECINFCPKGVYTLKNDTIIVEYPYSCVINCTGCVSHACNFGAISFPEKIKKTIDD
- a CDS encoding nucleoside recognition domain-containing protein, with protein sequence MFEFNIMDLYESLINSIRYTISISIIVLSSMFIMNYLINTGVMKKLSDFLYPVTKNLKMNQLSLYSIITCFFSPTVGYSILAEGLKDNKLTEKELIGSSLANSFPSIFSHIFTFFIPVAIPILGFTGIIYIILRSGVALIKTVIGLVYLSFVSQSVDFTPKKNEKNKIKDNLKKSWNSTVRFSKRMLPVMFVTMFIVIYFSKLGLFEYLKLLINPFTSVLNLDSNVGLIILTDLVNVQAAMVMGGGFLTGGILNPREVLIGLMFANVLSLSTRYAKHSLPMHISIFGTKLGTKVVMINAVVTFILDIIIIAGLLLWQ
- a CDS encoding nucleoside recognition domain-containing protein, with the protein product MEYLEIFYSSAYSSLRYTLGISVTIIITVFIMNYLINAGLMKKISEYLSPFTKKLNINEIVTYSMLVCFFDPTVGYSLLADGLKDRKVNEKEAIGASLANSFPSNASEILTYYVAVVVPLLGIVGVYYTIIRLCIALFKTLVGILYLKKVSKPREDIFEFKKIDRKKNIKTSFEKTTTLVKRIVPVMFITMFIVMLISEMGYLDNYNIVMEPFTQIMGISPSVGILVITNLANFSASLVLASEFLQNSVLTGKEILIGLLFANVISFSTKYARYSLPFNISIFGTKLGTKIVIINSIFAFLGDLFGILFLLFLF